TTTTGAGTATTTTTTCTCTCCAGTTTACCTTATTTTTCCGTTATGATAAAAACAGATTCAGAAACTTTTAAGTCGTGGAGTTGAAATGATTGAACCCATTATTGCAGAAAATTCTGGGACTTAGAGATCAAGGTTTGACCCATCAGGAAATTGCTGATGAATTACAGATAACCATTGGAAGGGTGCGCTACCAATTGTACAGAAAAAGTCAACCAGAAACGAATGTAGAATTAAACGAGAAGTCGAAGGAGCAGATGATCCAGCTGCATGACGCTGAAGTTCATCCTAATTATGGGGAAGACCAGCTTGTTCTTTTACCGCAAGGCCCAGCAAGCCTATATGCTTATTGGGAGATTACGGACGATCGAAAAAAATTAGTAGAGGAACACTTTAGTTGTTCCTGGGGCGTTTTGCCAAAAGTGCTGCGTGTTTATGATGTGACCGATGTGTATTTTAATGGGAATAACGCGCATTACTATAAAGATGTTCAAATCCATGATTTGGCTAATAACTGGTTTGTAAACGAACTTGGATCGCGGCGAAATTATTGTCTTGATTATGGAACGTTGACCTTGGATGGTCGTTACTTTACGATTTTACGCTCAGATCCCGTCCAATTGCCAGCTTCGGAAATTCAACCGTGGAGGGAACATGCGACGTGGAGAAGACCAGCAGAGTCAATAGAACCCGAGTGGCTGCGAGATTTTACAGGATACACGCTTCACGGGGGAGCAGATAGGAGAAAACTATGGTAGAAAAAGGTTACTTAGCGCTCGTTTTACATGCTCACTTGCCGTATATTCGGCATCCTGAGAGTGAACAATATATTGAAGAAAAATGGTTATTTGAAGCGATTACGGAGACATACCTTCCGCTTCTACAAGTGTTTGAGGGATTGCATGAAGATCAGGTTCCGTTTCGTCTGACGATGTCGTTAACCCCGACGTTGTTATCGATGCTGTCGGATCCTCTTTTGCAAGGACGGTACAGCGCCTACATCGAAAACTTAATTCAATTGGCCAAAAAGGAAATCAAACGGACGGCTGACAACGAAGATCTTAATGATTTGGCTAGCATGTACTATAAGAAGTTTCTTCATATGCAAGATAGTTTTGAGACAATCTATCAGCGAAATGTGATTAATGGATTTAGGAGAATGCAAGATTTAGGCTATTTGGAACTGATTACATGTTCTGCGACCCATGCCTTTTTACCTTATGTCAAAACGGAAATGGCGTTGCGGGCTCAAATTGAAAATGCGGTGAAAGTTCATTATCAGCATTTGGGGCGGGCCCCGAGGGGAATCTGGCTTCCTGAATGCGGCTATAAAGCTGAATTGGATCCGATCTTAAAAGAATTTGGATTGGAATACTTTTTTACTGAAACGGATGGTTTAATGCATGCCGATCCTAAACCGACATATGATGTATATGCCCCTGTTGTTACTCCAACAGGGATTGCGGCCTTCGCTAGGGACGCGGAATCGTCGAAACAAGTATGGAGCTCGATGGAAGGGTATCCAGGTGATTTCGATTACCGCGAATACTATCGGGATATTGGCTACGACCTTGATTATGACTACATAAAGCCACACTTGCATAAAAGCGGGGTTCGCCTCAACACTGGCATTAAATATCATCGGATTACAGGCAATGCCCATCAAAAAGAGCTGTATCACCCGGATTGGGCTCGGGATACTGCGGCGCGTCACGCAGGTAATTTCATGTTTAATCGAGAACAGCAAATTGAATTTGCAAGTTCGTATATGAATCGCAAACCGATTATTGTCGCTAGTTACGACGCGGAATTGTTTGGGCATTGGTGGTACGAAGGACCGATGTGGTTGGACTTTTTATGCCGCAAAATTCATTACGATCAAAACACGATCAAACTTAAAGCGCCGATCGATTATTTGGAAGAATATCCGGAAAACGAAGTGGCCGCTTTGAGCATGTCAAGCTGGGGACGCGGCGGATACGGCGAGGTGTGGTTAGGTCAAAACAATGAATGGATCTATCGACATTTGCACCAAGCGGAACATAGGATGATCGAGTTGGCAAATCGGTTTCCGAACCCAACTGACTTAGAAAAGCGCGCTTTAAATCAAGCGGTCCGGGAATTATTATTGGCTCAAAGTAGTGATTGGGCGTTCATTATGGATGCGCAAACGATGGTTGAGTATGCGATCAAGCGCACAAAGAATCATATTGGACGTTTCAAGGAGATTTATGATGCCCTTATACATCAACGCATTAATGCAGCATGGCTCACCGAATTAGAGCGGCGCAATGCGATTTTCCCAGCCGTTGATTACAAAACGTTTACTTCTCGACAGGCGCCATCGGCGCCAGCCCCGCATGCACCTTCAAAGCTAAAAGTTCTCGTGTTGTCATGGGAATTTCCGCCGATGATGGTCGGAGGATTGTCGCGACACGTGTTTGATTTGACGCGCAAAATGGTTGAATTGGGTTTTGAAATTCATGTGCTCACGAGCCATGTCGATGGATATCCCGCATATGAACAAAACCAAGGGGTTCATGTGCATCGAATTCAAACGTTTCAATCGAATGAGATTGATTTTATGGGATGGATCTTCCAACTGAACCTAGCCATGATTGATTACGGTAAGCAATTGATTAATAACTACGGTCCATTCGATTTGATTCACGCGCACGATTGGCTTGTGAGTCAAAGCGCCAAAACGCTCAAACATCAGTTTCAATTGCCGCTAGTGTCAACGATTCATGCGACTGAACATGGGCGTAATCAGGGGATTCATACAGACATTCAACGAAAGATCCATCACTTGGAATGGCAATTAACGTATGAGTCGTACCGTGTGATTGGATGTAGTCCATACATGGAGCGAGAAATTTGCGACGTGTTCCAGCTTCCAGCGGATAAGTTGGACATTATCCCGAACGGTGTTGACCCCGGATTAACGCGAATCGAGCATTCGGATCCGTCCATTCGCGCTCATTTTGCCTTACCGCATGAGAAAATTGTGTTCTTCGTTGGACGGATCGTCCGTGAAAAAGGGGTCCAAATCCTGCTAGACTGCGTACCTAACATTTTACGGGCGTGTCCTGACGCGAAATTTGTGATTGGCGGGAAAGGTCCGATGTTAGAAGAGTTGAAGTGGAAAGCAATCGAAATGGGCATTCAAGACAAAGTAATGTTCACCGGATTTATTTCGGACGAAACGCGCAATCAGCTGTTACACTGGGCTTCAGCTACGGTGTTTCCAAGCCTATATGAGCCATTTGGAATCGTCGCTTTGGAAGCGATGGCCGCGGGCGCCCCAGTGATTGTGTCCGATGTCGGGGGAATGGCCGATATTGTGGAACACGGCGTCGATGGTTTAAAGGTTTATCCGGGTGACCATGCGTCATTGACGACTCAAATCATTGCTTGTCTGCAAGATGAACAGAAGGCGCAAGAAATGAAAGAAAATGCGCTTAATAAAGTGGAGCAATACTATTTGTGGGAGCGGATTGCTGAGCAAACAGTAAGTGTTTATTTTAACGTATTGAAAGAGGCGCAGCGCCCGTTGCTGGAAAGTTATGTAGAAGCAGCGGCCGCAAGATCTTAAAACTAAACGGGGGGATCATCTGAATGAAAGCAATTATCTTAGCTGGTGGAAAAGGAACGAGATTAAGACCGCTTACCACGCACTTGCCTAAACCTATGGTTCCTTTGTTAAATAGACCTTGCATGGAATATAGCATTATGTTACTGAGGAAACACGGAATTACGGACATAGGGGTAACCGTTCAGTACTTAGGTGACGAAATCAAGGACTATTTTGGTGACGGGTCAAAATGGGGCGTGAACATTCATTATTTTGATGAAAACGAACCATTGGGGACAGCAGGTGGTGTAAAAAATGCGGAATCGTTCCTTGATGAGCGCTTTCTGGTGATCAGCGGGGATGCGTTAACGGATTTTAACCTTACACAAGCGATTGAATTTCATGAGCAAAACGAAGCGATGGTCACGATGCTAATGAAAGAAGTGGATGATCCAACGCAATACGGCGTGATCGAGACGGACACGTCAGGACGAATTACGCGCTTTTTAGAGAAACCAACATGGAATCAAGTGTTTAGTCATACGGTCAATACGGGAATTTATATTTTGGAACCAGCGATTTTTTCCTATTATGAGCGTAATCAAAAGTTTGACTTTAGTAAGGATTTGTTCCCAATGTTGCTCGCTGCAAACGAGCGGTTATACGGGATTAACTTAGACGGCTATTGGTCAGATATCGGAAGTTTAAGTGTTTACCGTGAGACTCAATTTGATATGCTTGATGGAAAAGTGGAAGTCGAGTTGTTAGCAAAAGAAATCGCGCCTGGCATTTTTGTGGAAAATGAGGTGTCGATTGAGGATAGCGCAAACTTGGAAGGACCGATTTATATCGGAACCAATTCGGTCATCTCCAGTCAAGTGAAATTAGGCAGCTATACGATCATCGGCTCGCACAATTGGCTGCAACGCGGCGTTAGTGTGCGGGAAACGATTTTATGGAATCATAATATTATTGGTAGACACGCTGAAGTAGCGGGAAGCACGATCAACCACCTATGCCGCATTGGCGAAAGAACGCTGATTGATTCGGGCGCGATCATTGGTAATGAATGTTCTGTTCATGCTAAAACGCATATTGAATCAAATACGGTCATTTCCCCACAAGAAAGAGTAGGTGGGCGGGTCTTCTCCTTGGCCGCTTTATAAAAGAGCCTAAGTTTTTAGGTCGTTTATTGACCAAACACAGATTTTGAGCATATACCTTATAAAGGAGAACTTTTCAGTTTCTCTTTTATAAGGTTTTTTCTTGTTTGCAGGAATCTGCTCTTTATCGCGCGCTATCATTCAATAGGGGTGATCAACCGTGTTACAAAAGAGTTACGATGTGTTGGAACAAATTCGTCTGCCTCACGGGTTGTATATCGCTAGTCCTTCACCTGATTACCGTTATGTATGGCTTCGCGACTGTTTCTATATTTCACTTCCTTTTTTGGATAAGCCGACCACTCATTATGAGCAAGCTTACCATCGAATGTTTGATTTATTTCGAGAATACGAATGGAAATTGGATATACACGCCAGACAAAAGCCTGTTAATGATTGGGAGTATATACATGCGAGGTATACCGCAGATGACATTAAAGAAATCCATGATCAGTCATGGGGACATATTCAGTATGACATGATCGGGGCGTTTCTATTCGGACTTGCAGCAGGGATGAAACGAAATAAGAAGATGTTTCGCGATATGAAAGATGTGGAAATTACGCAAAAAATCGTCCACTATTTACAAACGGCTGAATATTGGCAAGATCCGGACCATGGGATGTGGGAAGAGTGGAGAGAAGTTCACACTTCTTCCGTAGGGGCTTGTGTTGCGGGACTACATGCGATTCGACCGTATGTTGATGTTCCCGAATCTTTGATCGAATTAGGGATTGAGCAGCTTTTTGGGCTACTTCCGCGTGAAAGCGTTGACAAAAGGGCAGATCTTGCTCAATTAAGCTTAATCTATCCGTATCAGTTGCTTGACGGAGCGTTAGCTGATCATGTCGTCAGTCAAGTCGAAAGATGGTTGGTTCGCGATCGCGGCGTGATGCGATATGAAGGGGATAGTTATTACAGTACGTTGGAAGCCCAATTTGGACGAAGTCACCCACTTTCATTTTACTATGGGACTGAAGCGGAGTGGACGTTTGGTTTCCCTTGGTTAGCCTTATGTCATTTGCAGTTAGGTAACCGTAAACAAGCGGAATTCTATCTGCGCAAAACAGAGCAGGTGATGGTAAAGCCGGGTATTTTACCCGAGTTATACTTTAGCAAAACGGACATCCCTAACCCGAATACACCGCTTGGTTGGAGTTGCGCCATGTACATTCTGGCAAAAGAAGCTCTGATGAAGCTAAAATAAACATTTGAATCGCCAAGGTTGGCGCAGTGGACCGAAGTAGGTCTGCTGCGCTTGTTTTTGTTCGCGTCCTGATAGGGGGGCGGATCCTCTCATATAATGATATTTCTCTTATCACTTTATTTGGAAAAGTAATTCACCTTTAAAAGGGAATACTCTTTAATGAGGTGGGGATGGACAGGATGCAGATCGAATGGGTAATACAATGGGTTTTTCTATTGGCGTCGGTTGGGCTGTTCTTATATTGGCTTTATCGCCCGCCATTTCGGGATTGGCTTCTCGTATATTTTTGTACAGCTTCATTTAGTGATTTAATAGCAGTTATGCTTGTAGATCAAAAATGGTTTAGTTTTCCCGTTCGTTTTTGGGCGAAAAACTTTAAGAGTAGTGTGTTGTTTGAGTTTTTGGTGTTACCGCTCGTTATGGTCTTTTTTCATAAAATAACGGCGAACGCGAAATTCAGTAAAAAGCTCCTTTACGCAACAATCGCTAGTATCGTGTTGTCCGCAATCGAATGGAATCTCGCAACCTATACCGATCTAATTGAATATCATCATTGGAATATTTTGTACACGTTTGTGTCGGTCATCTTGTTTTTGCTTGCGATTCGTTATCTTGTTGCCTTCTTTCGTTTTAGCGCGCAAGGAGGAATAAGAAGGTCCATTCACATCCATAATAATACTCAATTCATGGACAAGGAGGATGCTAACATGAATATACTTCGACATATTATTCGGTTTGCCGTATCAGCGCTCGTCCTCTTAATTGTTGGTTGGTTAGTTCCGGGCTTTACGCTAGCTGGGTATTGGACGGCGTTTGTTGCAGCTGTCATTATTGCTTTGATTGGATGGGGATTAGAGGCAATGATGGGCCCGCGGGTTTCTCCTTATAGTAGGGGATTTGTCGGCTTTATTGTGAGCGCGATCGTGATTTATGTTACCCAGTTTTTCATTTCTGGTTTTCGTGTCACCATTTTAGGGGCGTTGTTGGCTGCTATTGTGATTGGCGTTGTGGACTGGTTTGCTCCAGCAAAACCGCGTTTAGCCGATCCAGATCATCACCTATAAAAATCACTTTTATAAGCGCAAGCTCTGCTAGGTCAGAGCTTGCCTTTTGTTTATGTCAAATCAACGAACAACGGATGAACATCTATTGTAAGTTCCATATAGAATAGGTAAAATGAGGGTAGTTAGGAAAGGAGATATTACCATGGAGGCTAAATACTGCAGAGAATCTAGAATTGTCAGAACAAGCCACGTGTTTCCCCCTGATACGAATACGCTAGGCACCCTTTTTGGCGGGAAGCTGATGGCTTATATCGATGATGTTGGGTCACTTTCCGCTACGCGTCATAGTCATCATACTGTTGTTACCGCATCGACGGATTCGGTCGATTTTTTGAAACCGATTCGGTTAGAAGATTCCGTGACAGTTGAGTCCTACGTTGTTTCTACAGGGAAAACATCCATGGAAGTATTTGTGAAAGTGATTGCTGAAAACCTTTTCACAGGCGAACGCAGGATCGCTGCTACTTCATTTTTAACGTTCGTCGCAGTTGATGAAAATAGAAAGCCGATTCCGGTTCCACCTGTCATCCCCGAAACGGATGAAGAAGTAAAATTACACCAACTTGCTCCGCAACGGGCAAAACATCGGAGAACCCGTCGAGAAGAAAGCAAGGAATTTGCTGCCTTCTTGTCTACAGATGAATATAGCGCTCAAAAGTGTCAAGTCTGCAAAAATAATCTGTCTAACGATCAGGAGGAGGCGTAGCGCTTCCTTTTTTTCTTTGCTGAAACATGTCATAATAGGGGATAATAGACACAATGGGGCAGATGATGGTAGGTGTTGAATTATTATTAAAAGAAAGCTGAAGCTTTATTTGTTGCGATTATTTCGTTTAAGAAGTTCCACGCATAAAATTGCGCTCGGAATCTCGATTGGTTTTTTGCCTAATTGGGTTCCCTCCTTTGGACTCGGTCCATTTTTATCGGTCTTGTTAGCGAAGCTGTTTCGGGCCAATGCGTCAGCAGCTTTGATCGGTGGGGTATCGGGGACCTTTATGTGGCCCTTTTTATTTTATTTGAATTATCGGGTAGGGGCATGGGCATTGCGAGAGAAAAGTGAAGTCAGTGATTTGGAGGATGTTCCATATCAACATCTGGATACGCCGAATGATGTTGGGAATTTAAACTCACTCGGGGTTCAGTTTGTTACGGGCATGGTTATTAACGGTCTCGTTTTCGCGATCCTATTTTACATTTTATTTTTTGTCGTTTTCAAAAAGTACCGCCTACCTTTATTAGCAATTGTGAGAAAAATGTAAGCAGACAGAAAGCTCTTGTTTCTACTGAAATTAGAGCTTATTTTTATTTGCTTTGCTATAATGTATCGTACGTACGTTCGATTAAGAGGTGTTGAATAATGAATGAGGTAATTGGCTTGGATAGAGAGGCAATTAGAGCCATATTTGATGAGCGTTTCTATCTTCGCGGGCGCGTATACTATAAAAACAAACAGGTCGAACAGTTGGAAACGCAAACAGGTGACTACTTTCGCGCGATTGTAATCGGCTCGAAACGCTACGAAGTCTTGGTTGATTTGAGGGAACGAGGCTATATTAGCGCCGAATGTTCCTGTCCAGCCTTTGACTCCTATGGCCAGTGTAAACACATTGTCGCCACGATGTTTCAAATCGTGGATTACATAAACGGGCGTGACAACCAACGACAATACGATACGATGTCGGCGATCATTGATTCTTTTTCAGAAAAAAGAGGATCATCTTCGATTGCTGTTGATCATTATGGGCCGTTCGGAGACAAAGAAACGTTACAGGTTGAATATATTTTGAAAACAGAATGGACAGGCATTGCAGATATTTTAAAACTTGAATTAAAGGTAGGTCCAAAGCGGACGTATGTCGTTAAGGAGATCAATCAATTTTTGCAAGCCGTTGATCATCAATATTCGCATTATTTTACCGATCGCTTTTCTTATCTACCTGAAAAGTATGTTTTTTCGGCGGAGGATGCTCAGGTGATCCATTTGTTGCTGCAACTTTTTGAGCAAAATCGCCTGTACAATGAAACGGGTCCGAATCGTTACGCCGGCGTCAGTCACTCGCAGCGGGCGTTGATGATTCCGCCGATGTTCGCCAATACTGTGTTTCGAGCGTTACAAGGGAGAAACTGGTATTTTAATGATCAGCGTCACGTCGAGTTTGCGCCGTACGAAGCGGATCGCCAATTGCCGCTTTCGTTTCATTTGGATAAGGGCAACCACAATGACTTTCAGTTTCAATTTTCCGAGTTTCTCACGATGGATTTCAATCCAAAGTACGGTTGGCTTATTCATGATTCAAAAATTTATGAGTTAAGCGCTGAAGAAAATGAGTTAGCTAAGCAGCTCATGCGCTTTGCCCGCTTTTCGGATCATGGCTCATTGCCGGTCGCGAGCGAACAAGTCGGCTCTTTTATTACGAATGTGCTGCCGTCGCTCAAACAACTGGGCGAATTAAAAATGAGCGAAGAAATATCCGATCAAATTGTCGATCCGGAGCTCGTTACAAAAATATGGTTAGCGGGGGATGCCCAACGCCTCGATTTTCGCGTTGAGTTTCATTATGATTCAATCGTTGTTGATCCATTTCAAGCAGAGACGGAACCGAAGGGCTTGCCTGACGGAGCGATTTTGATGCGGGATGCGGAACAGGAGCAAGCGTTGCTGCGGTTATTTGTCGGTTTGGAGAAAGATGAAGAAAACGGAAATCCATTTATGGAGGGCGAAGAACCGATTTTTGATTTCCTCTATACTGTTATTCCCGAAGCGCAACAGCTTGGGCAAGTGTATCTGACCGATTCGGTTAAAGCGCTCATTCTCCCCCAAGAACAGACCGCCCACACGCGGATCGACCTCGATTCAGATGGCGGGTTGTTAGAAGTTAGTTTTGATATGGATGGCATTGAACGGGATGAAGTGAGTAAGCTGTTGCGGTCGGTTGTAGAAAAAAGGAAATATCACCGTCTATCGAATGGGGCCTTTGTTCCGTTGCAAGATGAAGCGTATCAAACGATTCGAGACGTCATCACCGAGTTCCATTTAACGAAAAAACAGCTCGATCAAGAGGTGATTAACCTACCTTTGTCACGTGGGTTGCAGGTGGATCAGTTATTCGCGGGGAAGGAACAAGCGACGAAATTCAGCAAACGATTCCGACGGTTTATGCAGGACTTAAAAAATCCAGAAATGATTGACTTTGACGTTCCAGAAACGTTGCAAGCGACGTTGCGCGACTATCAAGAAGTCGGCTTTGCTTGGTTTAAAACGATCGCTCATTACCGACTTGGCGGAATTTTAGCGGACGACATGGGACTTGGAAAAACGTTGCAGGCGATTGCCTATCTGTTGTCGGAACAAGCGGACAGAAAACATCCTGCCCTGATCGTCGTTCCCGCTTCGCTTGTCTACAATTGGAAACGCGAATTTGAAAAATTTGCTCCAACTTTAAATGTAGCCGTAGCCTATGGTTTGCCTGAAGAGCGATTGACGATCCTTCGTGAGCAACAGGCGGATGTATTGATCACTTCTTACCCGTTGTTAAGACAGGATATCGAGATTTATCAAGAGATGAAATTTGATTCGTTTATTCTCGACGAAGCCCAAGCGATCAAAAATCATCTGACAAAAACAGCCCAAGCGGTTAAAGAGGTGCAAGCGACAAAGCGATTTGCGTTGAGTGGCACGCCGATTGAAAATTCATTGGATGAATTGTGGTCCATTTTTGACGCTGTGTTACCTGGTTTTTTCCCGAGCCAAAAACAATTTCGCGCGATCGACCGTGAAAAGCTGGGCCGACTCGTTCGTCCGTTTGTGTTGCGGCGGTTAAAGAGGGACGTGTTAAAAGAGTTGCCAGAAAAGATTGAGACGACGCGCTACTCGGAATTGAGTAAACAACAAAAACAGCTTTATGTCGGCTATTTGCAACGCATTCAACAGGAGACAAGAGAGGCGATTGCCGCGGACGGCTTTGATAAAAGTCGGATGAAAATTTTGGCGGGTCTCACACGCTTACGTCAGTTGTGCTGTCACCCATCGCTTTTCCTAGAAGATTATAAAGGGGAGTCCGGTAAATTCGAGCAATTGTTGGAGATTGTCGAAAATGCTTTGGAAAATAAGCGAAGGATTCTCATTTTCTCACAATTTACAAGTATGTTGCGTCTAATTGATCAACAGTTAGAAAAAGCGAACATCGCTCGTTTTTATCTCGATGGACAAACCCCGTCGAAACAAAGAGTGGAAATGACCGAACGATTTAATGAAGGGGAAAGTTCTTTGTTCCTGATTTCCCTCAAAGCGGGGGGGACGGGACTTAATTTGACGGGAGCGGATACGGTGATCTTGTATGACCTTTGGTGGAATCCGGCCGTCGAGGAACAAGCCGCTGGTCGAGCCCATCGGATGGGTCAGAAAAACAGTGTGCAAGTGATGCGCTTGATCGCCTCGGGAACGATCGAGGAAAAAATTTACGAGTTGCAACAAAGCAAAAAAGAATTAATCGAGCAAGTGCTTGGTTCGAGTGATACAGGGGTTTCCAGTTTATCCGAGCAAGAAGTGCTTGAGATATTAGGGATTGAAGCCTAAATTTGCTAGGGATGGGGAAAACGCACAAACGCTGGGTTTGATTTCTTCATAAGTTGTTTTTGGAGGTGCAGCAAATGAAGAAAAGAGCAATAGTTCAACAAACTCGTCCCCGTCTTACGCTTTGGAGCGATGCCAATTTTTCTGGAAACAGCTTGCGTTTTCGCGGAGATCTTGGGGTTCGAAATCTGATCACGTTTGGCTTCAATGACGTATTGTCTAGTTTGCAATTAGAAGGCGGCCCACAGAACACACTTGTCTTATTCGAAGATGTAAACTATCAAGGACGCCGTAAAGTGTACAGAGGTCCAGTTAATGTGAGCTTTTTAAGCGATTTTAATGATGTAGCTTCCTCTTTTATCATCTCGCGTCGCCGTTTGTCCAACGACGAAATTCGGAGAATCCAACGTCGTGGACGCGCGCCTGGTAATTTTGCGGAAATATTGAAGCGTACAAAAATGAAGAAGATGACAAAGTCATTCAGGCCAAAAAAGAGAAAATAGTGGAAGAGATATGTTGTGGGGGGAAGAAGCGACTTGTTCAAATCGCTTCTTCTTTCTTTTTTAAGCGGCGTTTCTATGGCATAATAAAATACAGTCGATAGGATAGCTACGGGAGATAGAGTAAAAGAACGAAAGGGGAGCGCAGGCATGTTACTTTCTAGAAATCAGAAGGAATTGATTTTATCCGTACTGAGAAAAGAGCGACGCAGACTACTTTCTACATACAAAGGACCTTTACTCGAAAAAACGATTAACGATTTAGAGCAATCCTTACGAAATGAAGCAATCAACGATCCCGAGGACCGCTGGTTGGACTGAACAGGTGGGAATGAGGGTGACGGTTGGAGGGAGCAGGCGGGTGGTCCGAGTCAGCTCCTTTTGTAACCGCCCCCGTGATGCTCGCGCTATATAAATGGATGCTTAATTGGAACGGATGAAAGCTCGCCTACTGGAGGTCGCAGCCTTCTCGGTCGTTCATTACACCTGGTTATGATGAAACCGCTGTTCATGACCAAATATCGGCCTGATTCCGCACGAACCGGTTGTGAATTCTTCAGCCCAATAATCCGCCTCCATGGTTCGATGCCCTCCGCGGTCTACCACCCCATCTTCGTCTAATCGCTGCGACCCACGTCTACGCAATCCTAAATCTTTAAGTCCCTCGCTTTTACTTCAATTCCAGCCCATTCCTCGTAGCATTTGATCACGGAGCACATGTCTTCTTGCGCAAATCCTTTTGTCATTGCTATTTGCAGCATTTCTTTTACGGTGGCCAGCACGGGTGTTGGAATTGCCAATTCATTCGCAAAGGAGGTGGCGAGTCCTAAATCTTTGAGCATCAATTCTGTTTTAAAATGAGGGCGGAAATCGCGGTTAACAACTTTCGGTCCTTTCGTGTCGACCATCCCGCTACGGCCACCGCCGCCACTGACCATTTCTAAAAATAGGGCGGGATCGACGCCCGCTTTGCTGACCATTGTTAGTGCTTCCGTCATCGCTAACAAATGAATAGCGGCCATTGTATTGTTACCCAGTTTTGCTTGCGAGCCCGCGCCTTGAGCGCCCATATGGTAAGCGTGTTTGCCCATTGCTTGAAACAACGGTAAACAACGTTCAAACACTTCAGCCCTCCCGCCGACCATAAACGTAAGGATCCCCTCGGTCGCCTGGGGCTTGCTGCCTGTCACAGGCGCATCAAGGAAATCGATTTCCTTTTTAGCCAATTCTTCTGCCATCCGCAAACTCGTTTGTGGGGCAACTGTGCTACTATCGACGACGGTTAGGCCCGCTTCCGCTGCGCTAAGCACTCCCTTTTCCCCGAGAATGACTTCTTCCACGGCATCATCAGCCGCTAACATCGTAAACAAAATTTCGCAATTTTCCGCGACCTCCGCTGGGGAGTCAACGATTTTAACATTGGCTTGGCCAACAAAATCCCGCGTTCGTTCAGCTGTCCGATTATAAACAACGAGCGAATAGCCCGCTTTTTGTAGATTACGAGCCATGGGCATTCCCATTGTTCCTAATCCGACAAAACCAATCTTTTCCATACTCCTTTTCCTCCCTTTAAAAATCACTATGCTCCATTATACAGGATGCCACTTTTAATTTAAAAACATCGTTTGTTATCGTGACTGGATTTTCGGTAAAATGAAACTATGTAAAAAAAGGAGGCGTAGCGGAATGAGCAATAGCTGGACGGTCAAAGGGCTAACCATTTATAGTGAAACATCGATCATCAACAACGGAACAATTCGCATCCGCGATGGGAAAATTGAAGAGGTCAGCCACTCGGACCAACAATCCACGACAGAGATGAATGGTAACCAAACGTTGATTTTTCCTGCTGGCTACCACTTGGTTCCAGGCTTCATTGA
This portion of the Ammoniphilus oxalaticus genome encodes:
- a CDS encoding phage holin family protein, giving the protein MNILRHIIRFAVSALVLLIVGWLVPGFTLAGYWTAFVAAVIIALIGWGLEAMMGPRVSPYSRGFVGFIVSAIVIYVTQFFISGFRVTILGALLAAIVIGVVDWFAPAKPRLADPDHHL
- a CDS encoding acyl-CoA thioesterase, translating into MEAKYCRESRIVRTSHVFPPDTNTLGTLFGGKLMAYIDDVGSLSATRHSHHTVVTASTDSVDFLKPIRLEDSVTVESYVVSTGKTSMEVFVKVIAENLFTGERRIAATSFLTFVAVDENRKPIPVPPVIPETDEEVKLHQLAPQRAKHRRTRREESKEFAAFLSTDEYSAQKCQVCKNNLSNDQEEA
- a CDS encoding DUF2062 domain-containing protein, yielding MKLYLLRLFRLRSSTHKIALGISIGFLPNWVPSFGLGPFLSVLLAKLFRANASAALIGGVSGTFMWPFLFYLNYRVGAWALREKSEVSDLEDVPYQHLDTPNDVGNLNSLGVQFVTGMVINGLVFAILFYILFFVVFKKYRLPLLAIVRKM
- a CDS encoding DEAD/DEAH box helicase, whose protein sequence is MNEVIGLDREAIRAIFDERFYLRGRVYYKNKQVEQLETQTGDYFRAIVIGSKRYEVLVDLRERGYISAECSCPAFDSYGQCKHIVATMFQIVDYINGRDNQRQYDTMSAIIDSFSEKRGSSSIAVDHYGPFGDKETLQVEYILKTEWTGIADILKLELKVGPKRTYVVKEINQFLQAVDHQYSHYFTDRFSYLPEKYVFSAEDAQVIHLLLQLFEQNRLYNETGPNRYAGVSHSQRALMIPPMFANTVFRALQGRNWYFNDQRHVEFAPYEADRQLPLSFHLDKGNHNDFQFQFSEFLTMDFNPKYGWLIHDSKIYELSAEENELAKQLMRFARFSDHGSLPVASEQVGSFITNVLPSLKQLGELKMSEEISDQIVDPELVTKIWLAGDAQRLDFRVEFHYDSIVVDPFQAETEPKGLPDGAILMRDAEQEQALLRLFVGLEKDEENGNPFMEGEEPIFDFLYTVIPEAQQLGQVYLTDSVKALILPQEQTAHTRIDLDSDGGLLEVSFDMDGIERDEVSKLLRSVVEKRKYHRLSNGAFVPLQDEAYQTIRDVITEFHLTKKQLDQEVINLPLSRGLQVDQLFAGKEQATKFSKRFRRFMQDLKNPEMIDFDVPETLQATLRDYQEVGFAWFKTIAHYRLGGILADDMGLGKTLQAIAYLLSEQADRKHPALIVVPASLVYNWKREFEKFAPTLNVAVAYGLPEERLTILREQQADVLITSYPLLRQDIEIYQEMKFDSFILDEAQAIKNHLTKTAQAVKEVQATKRFALSGTPIENSLDELWSIFDAVLPGFFPSQKQFRAIDREKLGRLVRPFVLRRLKRDVLKELPEKIETTRYSELSKQQKQLYVGYLQRIQQETREAIAADGFDKSRMKILAGLTRLRQLCCHPSLFLEDYKGESGKFEQLLEIVENALENKRRILIFSQFTSMLRLIDQQLEKANIARFYLDGQTPSKQRVEMTERFNEGESSLFLISLKAGGTGLNLTGADTVILYDLWWNPAVEEQAAGRAHRMGQKNSVQVMRLIASGTIEEKIYELQQSKKELIEQVLGSSDTGVSSLSEQEVLEILGIEA
- a CDS encoding NAD(P)-dependent oxidoreductase gives rise to the protein MIFKGRKRSMEKIGFVGLGTMGMPMARNLQKAGYSLVVYNRTAERTRDFVGQANVKIVDSPAEVAENCEILFTMLAADDAVEEVILGEKGVLSAAEAGLTVVDSSTVAPQTSLRMAEELAKKEIDFLDAPVTGSKPQATEGILTFMVGGRAEVFERCLPLFQAMGKHAYHMGAQGAGSQAKLGNNTMAAIHLLAMTEALTMVSKAGVDPALFLEMVSGGGGRSGMVDTKGPKVVNRDFRPHFKTELMLKDLGLATSFANELAIPTPVLATVKEMLQIAMTKGFAQEDMCSVIKCYEEWAGIEVKARDLKI